One window of Jannaschia sp. CCS1 genomic DNA carries:
- a CDS encoding FAD-binding dehydrogenase, which produces MRTDVVVVGAGLSGLVAAAELGDRGKKVVIVDQEGPQNLGGQAHWSLGGLFMVNTPEQRRLGIKDSLDLATSDWMGSAQFDRPEDAFPRAWAQAYLDFAAGEMRPWLYDMGLRWFPVVGWAERGGSDAMGHGNSVPRFHITWGTGPGVLEHFIRRCHAHADAGRLTYLYRHQVDRLEMQDGAAVGVSGSQLAPDDAQQGAQTNRTAIAEFRINANAVIVASGGIGGNYDLIRKVWPTDRLGPVPDKMLSGVPAHVDGRMIDITTDAGGHAINRDRLWFYTEGVKNWDPIWPHHGIRILPGPSSMWFDARGNRLKPPAMPGFDTNGTFKAILKTGFDYSWFVLTQKVIRKEFALSGSEQNPDLTSAKWSKVLKERILSGKSATGPVEAFKEHGADFVVADMLSDLVKGMNVLTGNALIDAAHLRKQIEARDAQVDNPFSKDPQITAIQAARHYRGDRLIRTAKPHRFLDPDNGPLIAVRLNLITRKTLGGLQTNLDSQLIDAGGHPIAGLYAAGEAAGFGGGGYHGYNSLEGTFLGGCIFSGRAAGRNAG; this is translated from the coding sequence ATGAGAACAGACGTCGTTGTTGTCGGTGCCGGCCTGTCTGGCCTCGTCGCGGCCGCCGAGCTTGGTGATCGCGGCAAAAAGGTTGTGATCGTCGACCAGGAAGGTCCGCAAAATTTAGGAGGGCAAGCGCATTGGTCATTGGGCGGTCTGTTCATGGTGAACACCCCCGAGCAGCGCCGCCTCGGCATCAAAGACAGTCTGGACTTGGCGACAAGCGATTGGATGGGGTCCGCCCAGTTTGACCGCCCGGAAGACGCCTTTCCCCGCGCATGGGCGCAGGCCTATCTCGACTTCGCGGCGGGCGAAATGCGTCCCTGGCTTTACGACATGGGCCTCCGCTGGTTCCCGGTTGTGGGTTGGGCGGAGCGCGGTGGGTCCGACGCCATGGGCCACGGCAATTCCGTGCCTCGGTTTCATATCACATGGGGCACTGGGCCGGGTGTGCTTGAGCACTTTATCCGGCGGTGTCACGCACACGCAGATGCAGGCCGTTTGACATACCTTTACCGCCATCAAGTGGATCGCTTAGAGATGCAGGACGGCGCGGCCGTCGGTGTCAGCGGCTCGCAGCTGGCACCGGATGATGCGCAACAAGGGGCGCAAACCAACCGAACCGCCATTGCGGAGTTCCGTATCAATGCCAACGCTGTCATCGTCGCTTCTGGCGGGATCGGCGGCAATTATGATCTAATCCGCAAAGTCTGGCCGACGGACCGTCTTGGCCCCGTTCCAGACAAAATGCTCTCCGGTGTTCCGGCCCATGTCGATGGCCGCATGATCGATATCACCACCGACGCCGGCGGCCACGCCATCAATCGCGACCGCCTATGGTTCTACACCGAGGGCGTCAAAAACTGGGATCCGATTTGGCCGCACCACGGCATCCGCATCCTGCCGGGCCCCTCATCGATGTGGTTTGATGCGCGCGGAAACCGTCTCAAACCGCCCGCGATGCCGGGCTTTGACACCAATGGCACGTTCAAGGCAATCCTTAAGACCGGCTTTGACTACAGCTGGTTCGTTCTGACACAGAAGGTCATTAGAAAGGAATTTGCCCTTTCGGGCTCCGAGCAAAACCCCGACCTGACCTCCGCTAAGTGGTCAAAGGTACTGAAAGAACGCATTTTGTCCGGCAAGTCCGCCACCGGACCTGTAGAAGCGTTTAAGGAGCATGGCGCAGACTTTGTCGTGGCCGACATGCTGTCAGATCTCGTCAAAGGTATGAATGTCCTGACGGGCAACGCTTTGATCGACGCAGCACATTTGCGCAAACAAATCGAAGCCCGCGACGCGCAGGTCGACAACCCTTTCTCGAAAGACCCGCAGATCACCGCTATCCAAGCAGCGCGCCATTATCGGGGTGACAGGCTGATCCGGACAGCGAAGCCGCATCGCTTTCTTGATCCAGACAATGGGCCTCTCATTGCCGTCCGCCTCAACCTGATCACGCGCAAAACGCTTGGCGGGCTTCAAACCAATCTCGACAGCCA
- a CDS encoding deoxycytidylate deaminase, producing MADDAIWTARFMGLCDHIASWSEDRDRHVGCVIVGPQGNEVRATGYNGLPRGVSDTNEARFDRASGEKFFWGEHAERNAIYNAARIGVSLQGCTIYVNRFPCADCARAIIQCGIERVVSPPIPEADGALDYSFQVSKKMLEEAGISVAHP from the coding sequence ATGGCCGACGATGCAATTTGGACCGCACGGTTCATGGGGCTCTGCGATCACATAGCCTCCTGGTCCGAGGATCGCGACCGCCACGTGGGATGTGTTATCGTCGGTCCGCAAGGCAACGAGGTCCGCGCAACCGGCTACAACGGCTTGCCGCGCGGGGTCTCTGACACAAATGAAGCGCGGTTTGATCGGGCGAGTGGAGAGAAGTTCTTCTGGGGCGAACACGCGGAGCGCAACGCGATATATAATGCCGCGCGCATCGGCGTGTCGTTGCAAGGCTGCACGATCTACGTAAACCGTTTCCCCTGCGCCGATTGCGCCCGTGCGATCATCCAATGTGGCATCGAACGGGTGGTCAGCCCGCCGATCCCCGAAGCAGACGGTGCGCTCGACTATAGTTTCCAGGTGTCCAAGAAGATGTTGGAGGAAGCGGGCATCAGCGTAGCCCACCCGTGA